The genomic DNA GCAGATCTCGGCGGCGAGCGGCGAGGGGCTGGAACCGCTCCGGGAGGCGGTGGCGACCGCGCTGCCCCAGCCGCCCCTGGAGGTGACGCTGCTCATTCCGCCGGGACGTGAGGACCTCATCGCCCGCCTGTACCGGGACGCCGAGGTGCTGTCCTCGGAGCCGGACACCACCGGGACGGTGGTCCACGCCCGGGTGGGGGAGCGTGAGCTCGCCGCCGTCCGGGACTTCGTGACCCATCCCGTCCGCCGCCGGGTCCGAAGCCGGTAGAGGAAACCCCCGGCTCGGCGCCGCCGTGGCGGCAGGCCCGCTGATGGCCCGGGCCGGAACCTCGCCCGGCCGGCGGCAGTCAGTTTCGCGGATGAGCGTTGCGCCGGAGAGCGACACCAATACAATTCCCGGACCACCAGGCGATGAGGCACAGGTGCCGGAAGCCCGACCGGCGAACGTGCCCGAGCCGCCGCGACAGCGGCCGGAGAGCGAGATGGACGAGCGCGACGAGGGAGACCGGCAGCTGGCCAGCGCCCTGGCGGACTATCTCGCCCGCCACGGGTACCGGGTCACCCGGGGCGTCTCGATGCGAGGCCGCTCCGGGGCCCGCCACGACATCGACGTGCTGGCGGAGCGATCCGACGACGTCACGTCGTACCGGCTGATGGTCCAGTGCTCGGGCGCGAACGTTCCCATCGACGACAACGTGGTGGCCGGGGCGCACCTGGCCATGGTCGACACCGGCATGAGCAAGGTCATCGTGGTGAGCACGAAGGGGTGGCGCTTCGACGTGGAGGCGCAGGCCGGCCGGCTGGGGGTGGGCCTGTGGGGACCGGACGAGATCGAGGAGCGCCTGGGAGCGCTGCCCCGGGTCGAGTCGGCCCAGCCCGAGGGCGACGCCGTGGGCCTACCGGTGAACATGAGCCAGGAGGCGGCGGCGCAGCTGATCCGCCGTGCGTCCCGGGGAGCGCTCGGCATCGGCCGGGAGGCAGTCCAGTGGATTCGCCCGTTCTGGCTGCCGTTTCATCGCATCCGGACCAGGCACACCCGCGAGGAGAAGGAACGGTTCCAGCGAGCCCACCTCCGGGCCCGGGAGTACTGGAACGTGTACGACGGGCTGGAGGGAAGCCTGGTGGCGCAGTGGGACGGCGAGCCCCGCGTGGTGTCGGCGTCCGGCGGGACGCTGGTTCATCCTCGCGTGCCCGATCTGGCCATCGTCCGGAACATCGAGGAGATCGCCCGGAGCCTGTCCGAGGCGTCCACGCCGGAGGACCGGGAGCGGCAGGAGGAAGCGCTCCGCGCGCTCGGCATCCCCCTGCCGGTCACGTTCTTCGACCTCTCGCCCGGTGGGGTGGTCTACATGCCGTTCTTCCTGGCCCTGGTCCGAAGCCGGGACGGCGACCGGGTGGTGGCGGTGGACGCGCACGAGGAGGACGTCTCGGAGTCGACGAGCAGGATCGCCATGAAGCACCTCGGCCACATCATGAGCGCGGGCGGGAGGGGTCCCCGTCTGGCTCCCGATCCCTCCGGCTGAGGGCGGACGAGACCTTCAGACGGCACAGCGCGGGTCGTGGAGCGCTACACGCGGCGCAGGACCGTAACGACCTTTCCGACGATCCGCCCCTCGCCCAGCTCGAAGGGCTCCATGGCGGGGTTCTCGGGAACCAGCATGGGCTTTCCCCTGCTTCGGGACAGGCGCTTCACCGTGGCCTCGTCCTCCGCCAGCCCCGGCAGCAGCGCCGCCACGATGTCGCGGTCGGACGCGTCGTCCTGCCGGCGCACCACCACCACGTCCCCGTCCAGGATCCCGGCACCGACCATGGACTGGCCCTCCACCCGAAGCGCGAAGAGCTCTCCTGGTCCGGCGAACCCGGAGGGAACCGAGAGGTAGTCCTCGATGTTCTCGGTGGCCAGCAGGGGAGTGCCCGCCGCGATCCGCCCCACCAGGGGAACCTGGACCCCGGGGTCGTGCTGCACCTCGCCCGGAGCCTCCTGCACCGAGCCTGAGCCCGAGCCTGAGCCCGAAACCGGGACCGCTGGCGGCACCGGCACCAGGGCCATGGCCCGAGGCTTGGTGGCGTCCTTTCGCAGCAACCCCTTCCGCTCCAGGTTGGCCAGCTGGCTGTGCACGCTCGACGACGAGGTGAGGCCCACCGCCTCCCCGATCTCCCGGACGGTGGGGGGGTAGCCGCGGTCGCGAACCGCCGTACGGATGAACTCGAGGATCCGGCGCTGCCTGCCCGTCAGTTCGTCCATGGTCGATCCCTCCTCCGCGGCGGACGCTAGCATGGCCTCCGCACCGAATCAAACATGTGTTCGATCTTCCCTTGTTCCCTTGACATCGAACGAGCGTTCGATAGGGTACCAGCATGACCCGAACGCGTGTTCGATGGGGGCGAGTGATGGCGCTGGCTGCCTCGGTGGTCCTGTCCGTCGGGCTGGCCGCGAACGCGGCCCTCGCCAGCGGCTCGCACCCGCGTGCCTTGCACCAGCAGGACTCACCGCATCAGGTGCGGACCTACGTGGTCCGCTCCGGCGACACGCTGTGGTCGATCGCGGTCCGCTTCGGCGGGCAGGGCGCCGATCCTCGGCCCCTGGTGGACGGGATCGTGTCCGCCAACCACCTCGCTGGCCCCATCCTCCCCGGCCAGACGCTCCGCGTCCCCCTGCCGTAGCTCCGGCGTCCCCTCCCAGGGGCGACCGGGGAAAGGGGCCATCGGTTCCCATGGTCGACCCCCCACATGTGGGACACTGCATGTTGGGTTCCACTACATCTGGTAGTGGGGGAGGGAACGAGCTGATGCGCTGCCCGTGGTGCGGGCGCGACGAGGACCGCGTGGTGGACTCCCGGTCGGCCGAGCGTGGCACGGCGATCCGCCGGCGCCGGGAGTGCCGCTCGTGCGGCCGCCGCTACTCCACCTTCGAGCGGATCGAGGAGGTCGGGCTGACCGTCATCAAGCGCGACGGCTCCAAGGAGCCCTACGAGCGCGACAAGCTGGTGGGCGGCATCCTCCAGGCCATCAAGAACCGTCCCGTCACCGAGGACCAGGTCCTGGACCTGGCGGGCCGGGTCGAGCAACGCCTCCGCCGCAAGGGTCCCCAGGTGACCACCCAGGAGATCGGCCTCGAGGTCCTCACGCAGCTCCGGAAGCTCGACCAGGTCGCCTCCATGCGCTTCGCCAGCGTGTACAAGGACTTCCAGCAGCTGACCGACTTCGAGCGCGAGCTCGGCCTGATGCTCCAGAAGCGCGAGCCCGCCAAGAAGCGCTGACCGCGCCCTTCGATCCGGGCCCGTACCCCAACATGTTGTGGTCCGAGGCCTCACGTACCCCTAGATTTTGGGAACATTGAGGGGATCGCGACTTGACACGATCGGCCGGCGGGAGCAGAATTTCGCCGTTGTAACTTCACCCGTGTAACCTTCCCCTCGCGGCAGAAAGGGGGCCAGCGTTGGCGACCAGAGAGCGGGAGGTCCGGCCGGAGACCCGGGGCCTGACCTTCAAGCGGTACTTCACCTCAGATGCCGTCCATCCCTTCGACCAGGTCGAGTGGGAGGTCCGGGACGCCGTCATCCCCAACTACAAGGAGGGCGGCAACGCCTTCGAGCAGCGGGAGGTGGAGTTCCCGAAGGGCTGGTCCCAGAACGCCACCAACATCGTGGCCCAGAAGTACTTCCGGGGACCGCTCGGCACCCCCCAGCGGGAGTCGAGCGTCCGCCAGCTGGTGAGCCGCGTCGTCGACACCATCACCGGCTGGGGCACCAAGGACGGCTACTTCTCCACGGACCAGGACGCGAAGGTGTTCTCGGACGAGCTGTCCCACCTCATGGTGACGCAGAAGGCCGCGTTCAACTCGCCGGTGTGGTTCAACGTGGGTGTCCCCGACACGCCGCAGCAGTGCAGCGCCTGCTTCATCCTCGCGGTCGACGACACGATGAGCTCCATCCTCAACTGGTACGTGGAGGAGGGGACCATCTTCAAGGGCGGCTCCGGCTCCGGGATCAACCTGTCGAGGCTGCGGTCGTCGAAGGAGTCGCTGGCGGGCGGGGGAACGGCCAGCGGGCCCGTCAGCTTCATGCGGGGGGCCGACGCCTCGGCCGGCACCATCAAGTCGGGCGGCAAGACCCGCCGGGCCGCCAAGATGGTCGTGCTGAACGTGGACCACCCGGACGTCCGCGACTTCATCTGGTGCAAGGCGGTCGAGGAGCGCAAGGCCCGGGCCCTGGAAGCCGCCGGGTTCGACATGGACCTGGACGGCAAGGACGCCTACTCGATCCAGTACCAGAACGCGAACAACTCGGTCCGGGTGACCGACGAGTTCATGCAGGCCTACCAGGATGACCGGGACTGGAAGCTCAAGGCCGTCATCACCGGTGAGGCCGTCGAGACGGTCCGGGCCCGGGGCCTGATGAAGGACGTCGCCCAGGCCGCCTGGGAGTGCGCCGACCCCGGGATGCAGTACGACACCACCATCAACGAGTGGCACACCTGCCCGGCCACGGGGCGCATCAACGCGTCGAACCCGTGCAGCGAGTACATGCACCTCGACAACTCGGCGTGCAACCTGGCCTCG from Actinomycetota bacterium includes the following:
- the lexA gene encoding transcriptional repressor LexA, which translates into the protein MDELTGRQRRILEFIRTAVRDRGYPPTVREIGEAVGLTSSSSVHSQLANLERKGLLRKDATKPRAMALVPVPPAVPVSGSGSGSGSVQEAPGEVQHDPGVQVPLVGRIAAGTPLLATENIEDYLSVPSGFAGPGELFALRVEGQSMVGAGILDGDVVVVRRQDDASDRDIVAALLPGLAEDEATVKRLSRSRGKPMLVPENPAMEPFELGEGRIVGKVVTVLRRV
- a CDS encoding restriction endonuclease, which gives rise to MPEARPANVPEPPRQRPESEMDERDEGDRQLASALADYLARHGYRVTRGVSMRGRSGARHDIDVLAERSDDVTSYRLMVQCSGANVPIDDNVVAGAHLAMVDTGMSKVIVVSTKGWRFDVEAQAGRLGVGLWGPDEIEERLGALPRVESAQPEGDAVGLPVNMSQEAAAQLIRRASRGALGIGREAVQWIRPFWLPFHRIRTRHTREEKERFQRAHLRAREYWNVYDGLEGSLVAQWDGEPRVVSASGGTLVHPRVPDLAIVRNIEEIARSLSEASTPEDRERQEEALRALGIPLPVTFFDLSPGGVVYMPFFLALVRSRDGDRVVAVDAHEEDVSESTSRIAMKHLGHIMSAGGRGPRLAPDPSG
- a CDS encoding LysM peptidoglycan-binding domain-containing protein; its protein translation is MTRTRVRWGRVMALAASVVLSVGLAANAALASGSHPRALHQQDSPHQVRTYVVRSGDTLWSIAVRFGGQGADPRPLVDGIVSANHLAGPILPGQTLRVPLP
- the nrdR gene encoding transcriptional regulator NrdR → MRCPWCGRDEDRVVDSRSAERGTAIRRRRECRSCGRRYSTFERIEEVGLTVIKRDGSKEPYERDKLVGGILQAIKNRPVTEDQVLDLAGRVEQRLRRKGPQVTTQEIGLEVLTQLRKLDQVASMRFASVYKDFQQLTDFERELGLMLQKREPAKKR